The Cyclopterus lumpus isolate fCycLum1 chromosome 12, fCycLum1.pri, whole genome shotgun sequence genome window below encodes:
- the LOC117740388 gene encoding calcium/calmodulin-dependent protein kinase kinase 2 isoform X2 — MFPCHVTSWPTAEPPASCGHAPPAQPSQLLPDLLCSCAAPPLNAHSETPSPDPMESLIVVTEYEPSRPPGDAGQEEVEEMDSSEMPEPASSMVAAFRTPSCDLLSHTVGRSEALLPERGRLNMSDRKLSLQERSQSATSPCSSPGLNGRYIYPSLPYSPITSPHSSPRLPRRPTVESHSVSITDLQDCVQLNQYKLKDEIGKGSYGVVKLAYNEDDNTYYAMKMLSKKRLMRQAGFPRRPPPRGAKAAPEGPPQPKGPLERVYQEIAILKKLDHSNVVKLVEVLDDPSEDHLYMVFELVKQGAVMEVPSDKPFSEDQSRFYFQDLLRGIEYLHYQRIIHRDVKPSNLLVGEDGHIKIADFGVSNQFEGADALLTSTVGTPAFLAPEALSETRKNFSGKALDVWAMGVTLYCFVFGVCPFMDERILSLHQKIKTQPVELPERADISDDLKDLLLKMLDKNPETRISIPQIKVHPWVTRHGAEPLPPEDDNCCTLIEVTEEEVENSVKHIPSLATVIMVRTMLRKRSFGNPFDWGRKEGQTLRKQESGDGMRSVDLPYVGEDEALS; from the exons ATGTTtccctgtcatgtgacctcctGGCCCACTGCTGAACCGCCAGCCTCCTGTGGTCATGCACCCCCAGCACAGCCCTCACAACTCCTGCCTGATCTGCTGTGCAGCTGTGCCGCTCCACCTTTGAACGCCCACTCTGAGACGCCGTCCCCAGACCCCATGGAGTCCCTTATCGTGGTCACGGAGTACGAACCCAGCAGGCCACCTGGAGACGCTGGGCAGGAGGAG GTCGAAGAAATGGACAGTTCTGAGATGCCCGAGCCAGCTTCCTCTATGGTGGCAGCTTTCCGGACTCCCTCCTGCGACCTGCTGTCCCACACAGTTGGCCGGTCAGAGGCTCTGCTCCCCGAAAGAGGAAGATTAAACATGTCAGACCGGAAACTATCTCTGCAGGAGCGCTCGCAATCTGCAACATCCCCTTGCAGCTCTCCGGGTCTCAACGGGCGTTACATCTACCCGTCATTACCCTACTCGCCCATCACATCGCCCCATTCCTCTCCACGCTTGCCCCGCCGGCCCACTGTGGAGTCCCACAGTGTTTCCATCACAGACCTCCAG gATTGCGTTCAACTCAACCAGTACAAGctgaaagatgagattggaaaG GGCTCCTATGGTGTTGTCAAGCTGGCTTACAACGAGGATGACAACACATACTAT GCAATGAAGATGTTGTCCAAGAAGAGGCTGATGAGGCAGGCAGGTTTCCCAC GGAGACCTCCCCCTCGTGGAGCCAAGGCAGCCCCTGAGGGCCCCCCTCAGCCCAAAGGCCCCCTGGAGCGGGTCTATCAAGAGATTGCCATCCTGAAAAAGCTGGATCATTCTAATGTGGTGAAGCTAGTAGAG GTTTTGGATGACCCCAGTGAGGACCATCTGTACATGG TATTTGAGCTGGTCAAGCAAGG TGCTGTGATGGAGGTGCCGTCAGATAAACCTTTTAGTGAGGACCAGTCACGCTTCTACTTCCAAGATCTGCTCCGGGGAATCGAGTATT TACATTACCAGAGGATCATCCACAGAGACGTCAAACCGTCCAACCTGTTAGTGGGAGAAGACGGACACATCAAGATAGCAGACTTCGGAGTCAGTAACCAGTTTGAGGGGGCTGATGCTCTCCTGACCAGCACAGTGGGAACGCCTGCTTTCCTCGCCCCTGAAGCGCTCTCTGAGACCAGAAAGAACTTCTCTGGAAAG GCATTGGATGTGTGGGCCATGGGGGTGACACTTTACTGCTTCGTCTTTGgagtg TGTCCATTTATGGACGAGCGCATCCTTAGTCTTCATCAAAAGATCAAGACGCAACCTGTGGAGTTACCTGAGCG TGCTGACATCTCAGATGATCTCAAAGATTTGTTGCTGAAAATGCTGGACAAGAATCCAGAGACCAGAATATCAATCCCACAGATTAAG GTGCACCCATGGGTGACGAGGCACGGTGCTGAGCCTCTTCCTCCTGAGGATGACAACTGTTGTACGCTAATTGAGGTGAccgaagaggaggtggagaattCTGTTAAACACATCcccagcctggctacagtg ATCATGGTGAGAACGATGCTGAGGAAGCGCTCCTTCGGGAACCCCTTCGATTGGGGTCGTAAAGAGGGGCAAACGCTGAG GAAACAGGAGAGCGGTGATGGCATGAGGAGTGTGGACCTGCCCTACGTGGGAGAAGACGAGGCTCTTTCCTGA
- the LOC117740388 gene encoding calcium/calmodulin-dependent protein kinase kinase 2 isoform X1: protein MFPCHVTSWPTAEPPASCGHAPPAQPSQLLPDLLCSCAAPPLNAHSETPSPDPMESLIVVTEYEPSRPPGDAGQEEVEEMDSSEMPEPASSMVAAFRTPSCDLLSHTVGRSEALLPERGRLNMSDRKLSLQERSQSATSPCSSPGLNGRYIYPSLPYSPITSPHSSPRLPRRPTVESHSVSITDLQDCVQLNQYKLKDEIGKGSYGVVKLAYNEDDNTYYAMKMLSKKRLMRQAGFPRRPPPRGAKAAPEGPPQPKGPLERVYQEIAILKKLDHSNVVKLVEVLDDPSEDHLYMVFELVKQGAVMEVPSDKPFSEDQSRFYFQDLLRGIEYLHYQRIIHRDVKPSNLLVGEDGHIKIADFGVSNQFEGADALLTSTVGTPAFLAPEALSETRKNFSGKALDVWAMGVTLYCFVFGVCPFMDERILSLHQKIKTQPVELPERADISDDLKDLLLKMLDKNPETRISIPQIKVHPWVTRHGAEPLPPEDDNCCTLIEVTEEEVENSVKHIPSLATVIMVRTMLRKRSFGNPFDWGRKEGQTLRKGRAGKVRYCYIHCNQRRKQESGDGMRSVDLPYVGEDEALS from the exons ATGTTtccctgtcatgtgacctcctGGCCCACTGCTGAACCGCCAGCCTCCTGTGGTCATGCACCCCCAGCACAGCCCTCACAACTCCTGCCTGATCTGCTGTGCAGCTGTGCCGCTCCACCTTTGAACGCCCACTCTGAGACGCCGTCCCCAGACCCCATGGAGTCCCTTATCGTGGTCACGGAGTACGAACCCAGCAGGCCACCTGGAGACGCTGGGCAGGAGGAG GTCGAAGAAATGGACAGTTCTGAGATGCCCGAGCCAGCTTCCTCTATGGTGGCAGCTTTCCGGACTCCCTCCTGCGACCTGCTGTCCCACACAGTTGGCCGGTCAGAGGCTCTGCTCCCCGAAAGAGGAAGATTAAACATGTCAGACCGGAAACTATCTCTGCAGGAGCGCTCGCAATCTGCAACATCCCCTTGCAGCTCTCCGGGTCTCAACGGGCGTTACATCTACCCGTCATTACCCTACTCGCCCATCACATCGCCCCATTCCTCTCCACGCTTGCCCCGCCGGCCCACTGTGGAGTCCCACAGTGTTTCCATCACAGACCTCCAG gATTGCGTTCAACTCAACCAGTACAAGctgaaagatgagattggaaaG GGCTCCTATGGTGTTGTCAAGCTGGCTTACAACGAGGATGACAACACATACTAT GCAATGAAGATGTTGTCCAAGAAGAGGCTGATGAGGCAGGCAGGTTTCCCAC GGAGACCTCCCCCTCGTGGAGCCAAGGCAGCCCCTGAGGGCCCCCCTCAGCCCAAAGGCCCCCTGGAGCGGGTCTATCAAGAGATTGCCATCCTGAAAAAGCTGGATCATTCTAATGTGGTGAAGCTAGTAGAG GTTTTGGATGACCCCAGTGAGGACCATCTGTACATGG TATTTGAGCTGGTCAAGCAAGG TGCTGTGATGGAGGTGCCGTCAGATAAACCTTTTAGTGAGGACCAGTCACGCTTCTACTTCCAAGATCTGCTCCGGGGAATCGAGTATT TACATTACCAGAGGATCATCCACAGAGACGTCAAACCGTCCAACCTGTTAGTGGGAGAAGACGGACACATCAAGATAGCAGACTTCGGAGTCAGTAACCAGTTTGAGGGGGCTGATGCTCTCCTGACCAGCACAGTGGGAACGCCTGCTTTCCTCGCCCCTGAAGCGCTCTCTGAGACCAGAAAGAACTTCTCTGGAAAG GCATTGGATGTGTGGGCCATGGGGGTGACACTTTACTGCTTCGTCTTTGgagtg TGTCCATTTATGGACGAGCGCATCCTTAGTCTTCATCAAAAGATCAAGACGCAACCTGTGGAGTTACCTGAGCG TGCTGACATCTCAGATGATCTCAAAGATTTGTTGCTGAAAATGCTGGACAAGAATCCAGAGACCAGAATATCAATCCCACAGATTAAG GTGCACCCATGGGTGACGAGGCACGGTGCTGAGCCTCTTCCTCCTGAGGATGACAACTGTTGTACGCTAATTGAGGTGAccgaagaggaggtggagaattCTGTTAAACACATCcccagcctggctacagtg ATCATGGTGAGAACGATGCTGAGGAAGCGCTCCTTCGGGAACCCCTTCGATTGGGGTCGTAAAGAGGGGCAAACGCTGAG GAAAGGCAGAGCAGGCAAAGTGAGGTACTGCTACATTCATTGTAACCAAAGAAG GAAACAGGAGAGCGGTGATGGCATGAGGAGTGTGGACCTGCCCTACGTGGGAGAAGACGAGGCTCTTTCCTGA